One segment of Labrus mixtus chromosome 10, fLabMix1.1, whole genome shotgun sequence DNA contains the following:
- the LOC132981946 gene encoding protocadherin gamma-A11-like: MGDKAFSVLGLVTSWGVFFLALDTVCGDVAYSLPEEMKRGSVVGNIAKDLGLDLGKLTARKARINADGNIKRYCDINLNTGDIIVADRIDREGLCGKRASCILKQDLVLENPLELHRISVHVQDINDNSPQFKKGTKTYEIRESAVKGSRYRLDEAHDADIGPNAIQGYSIEANENFRLNVIAKPGGGKYSELVLEKELDREQQRELTIVLVATDGGTPQRSGTAAIHVTVLDANDNAPVFSQAVYKASLPENSPLDTVVVTVSATDADEGVNGEVTYEFDHISDESSVFSLDQTTGEVKVSGSIDFEVLSTYELQITAKDGLGLVSSSTLMIDITDVNDNAPLTSITSLTNPIPEDTPPGTEVGIINVQDRDSETNRQVRCSIQQNVPFKLVPSIKNYYSVVSTGQLDRELVSDYNITITATDEGSPPLSSSKTVQLSVADINDNPPVFEEQSYSAYVSENNKPGSTLCSVSARDPDWRQNGTVVYSLLSGEVNGAPVSSYVSVNGDTGVIHAVRSFDYEQFRNFKVHVMARDNGSPPLSSNVTVSVFISDVNDNSPQILYPAPEGISFMTELVPKAAHGGSLVSKVIAVDADSGQNAWLSYHIVKSTDPGLFTIGVHSGEIRTQRDISESDSMKQNLIVSVKDNGQPSLSATCSMYLLISDNLAEVPELKDISYDEKSSKLTSYLIIALVCVSTFFLTFIIIIMGVRFCRRRKPRLLFDGAVAIPSAYLPPNYADVDGTGTLRSAYNYDAYLTTGSRTSDFKFVSSYNDNTLPADQTLRKSPTDFADVFGDCDDSPEVGS, encoded by the coding sequence ATGGGAGACAAAGCATTTTCCGTGCTTGGCCTGGTTACCTCTTGGGGAGTATTTTTTCTTGCACTGGATACCGTATGTGGAGATGTGGCATATTCTCTACCAGAGGAGATGAAACGCGGCTCAGTTGTTGGAAATATAGCTAAAGATTTGGGACTTGACTTGGGCAAACTGACTGCTCGAAAAGCTCGCATAAATGCAGATGGAAATATCAAACGGTATTGTGACATTAATCTCAATACGGGAGATATCATTGTTGCCGACAGGATTGACAGAGAGGGGCTTTGTGGCAAAAGGGCATcttgcattttaaaacaagacCTTGTTTTAGAGAATCCGTTAGAGCTGCACCGAATTAGTGTTCACGTCCAAGATATCAATGATAATTCACCACAGTTTAAAAAGGGTACTAAAACATATGAGATCAGGGAATCGGCTGTGAAGGGAAGTCGCTACCGTTTGGATGAGGCCCACGATGCAGACATTGGCCCAAACGCTATACAGGGCTACAGTATCGAGGCAAATGAAAACTTCAGATTGAATGTTATTGCAAAACCTGGAGGGGGTAAATACAGTGAATTGGTTCTAGAGAAAGAGCTTGATAGAGAACAACAGCGGGAGCTAACAATAGTGCTTGTTGCAACAGACGGAGGAACACCTCAGAGATCAGGCACTGCAGCCATACACGTCACTGTCCTGGATGCTAATGATAACGCCCCAGTGTTCAGTCAGGCCGTTTATAAAGCCAGTCTGCCTGAAAACTCTCCCTTAGATACTGTGGTGGTCACAGTGAGTGCTACTGATGCAGATGAGGGAGTTAATGGAGAGGTGACTTATGAATTTGATCACATATCAGATGAAAGTAGCGTTTTTTCTCTTGATCAGACCACCGGTGAAGTGAAAGTAAGTGGATCAATAGACTTTGAGGTGTTGTCTACATATGAACTACAAATTACAGCCAAGGATGGGCTTGGTTTAGTATCATCCTCTACTTTAATGATTGATATTACAGATGTCAATGATAACGCCCCTCTTACGTCCATTACGTCACTGACTAATCCCATACCAGAAGATACCCCACCTGGTACAGAGGTGGGCATCATTAACGTGCAGGATAGAGACTCTGAGACTAACAGACAGGTCCGCTGCTCCATTCAGCAAAATGTCCCTTTTAAGTTGGTTCCTTCTATTAAAAACTATTATTCTGTGGTGAGCACAGGACAACTGGACCGTGAACTAGTGTCTGATTACAACATTACAATCACTGCCACTGACGAGGGCTCTccacctctgtcctcctctaaaACTGTTCAGTTATCTGTAGCAGACATCAACGACAACCCACCTGTATTTGAGGAACAGTCGTACAGCGCATATGTGAGTGAAAATAACAAACCTGGCTCCACTTTATGTTCCGTTAGTGCTCGAGACCCCGACTGGAGACAGAACGGTACAGTGGTTTATTCTCTGTTATCCGGTGAGGTGAACGGTGCCCCGGTGTCCTCCTATGTGTCTGTAAACGGAGACACGGGGGTGATCCACGCTGTGAGGTCGTTTGATTATGAACAGTTTAGGAACTTTAAAGTGCACGTGATGGCCAGAGACAACGGTTCTCCTCCACTCAGCAGCAACGTGACCGTGAGTGTGTTCATATCGGATGTGAATGACAACTCTCCTCAGATACTGTACCCCGCCCCTGAGGGCATCTCCTTCATGACCGAGCTGGTCCCCAAAGCTGCACACGGAGGCTCTCTGGTGTCCAAAGTGATAGCGGTGGACGCGGACTCCGGACAGAACGCCTGGCTGTCCTATCATATAGTGAAATCCACTGATCCGGGACTTTTCACTATTGGTGTCCACAGCGGAGAGATCAGGACCCAGCGGGACATTTCTGAGTCTGACAGCATGAAACAGAACCTTATTGTGTCAGTGAAAGATAACGGACAGCCCTCTCTGTCTGCCACCTGTTCCATGTATTTACTGATTTCTGATAACTTGGCTGAGGTTCCAGaactgaaggacatttcttATGATGAGAAGAGCTCCAAACTGACCTCTTATCTGATCATCGCgctggtgtgtgtgtccactttttttctgaccttcatcatcatcatcatgggtgTGAGGTTTTGTCGCAGGAGAAAGCCCAGACTGTTGTTTGACGGAGCAGTCGCCATCCCCAGCGCTTATCTTCCTCCTAATTACGCAGATGTTGACGGCACCGGGACTTTACGCAGCGCTTACAATTATGACGCCTACCTGACGACAGGGTCTCGAACCAGTGACTTTAAGTTTGTGTCATCTTACAATGACAACACACTGCCTGCTGACCAGACTCTGAGGAAAAGCCCGACAGACTTTGCTGATGTTTTTGGAGACTGTGATGACTCTCCTGAGGTAGGATCATGA
- the LOC132981944 gene encoding protocadherin beta-15-like: MDLKGLSSLMFLSCLFVFVRTSNADLSYSVPEELRPGSIVGNIARDLGLETGKMLTRKPRIDTEESDQHFCDIDLKTGNFLIKERIDREELCGEKVSCMLKFELVLESPLEVHRISLLIQDVNDNPPAFPRDIIKLEISESAIKGARYRVNEAHDADVGKNTVKQYSLQNNEHFVLSVRDDTDGSKNVELVLDKELDREKENDLNLVLIAVDGGNPQRSGTANIHVSVLDANDNAPVFDQAVYKATLPENSALDTVVVTVSATDADEGVNGEVTYDFSRISERAKKIFSLNSKTGEIKLKGALDFESSSKYEMRIDAKDGYGLSSDSKVMIDITDVNDNAPVIYLKSLTNPIPENLQPGTEVGIINVQDRDSEINGQVRCSIQQNVPFKLVPSIKNYYSVVSTGQLDRELVSDYNITITATDEGSPPLSSSKTVQLSVADINDNPPVFEEQSYSASVSENNKPGSTLCSVSARDPDWRQNGTVVYSLLSGEVNGAPVSSYVSVNGDTGVIHAVRSFDYEQFRSFKVHVMARDNGSPPLSSNVTVSVFISDVNDNSPQILYPAPEGNSFMTELVPKAAHGGSLVSKVIAVDADSGQNAWLSYHIVKSTDPGLFTIGVHSGEIRTQRDISESDSMKQNLIVAVKDNGQPSLSTTCSMYLLISDNLAEVPELKDISYDEKNSKLTSYLIIALACVSTFFLTFIIIIMGVRFCRRRKPRLLFDGAVAIPSAYRPPNYADVDGTGTLRSAYNYDAYLTTGSRTSDFKFVSSYNDNTLPADQTLRKSLTDFADVFGDCEESPEVGPCANYSLLSFGSVFIF, from the coding sequence ATGGACCTAAAAGGACTCTCTTCGTTGATGTTTCTATCCTGTCTTTTTGTCTTCGTCCGCACCAGCAATGCAGACCTAAGCTATTCTGTGCCGGAGGAGTTGAGGCCAGGATCCATTGTTGGAAATATTGCGAGGGACCTCGGCCTGGAAACGGGGAAAATGCTTACTCGCAAACCCCGTATTGATACCGAGGAAAGCGATCAGCATTTCTGCGATATTGATCTAAAAACGGGAAATTTTCTCATTAAGGAAAGGATCGACAGAGAGGAGCTGTGTGGGGAGAAGGTTTCGTGTATGCTTAAATTTGAATTAGTACTAGAAAGTCCTTTAGAGGTTCACCGCATTTCACTTCTCATTCAGGATGTAAACGACAATCCACCTGCTTTTCCAAGGGATATCATCAAGCTGGAGATAAGTGAATCGGCCATCAAAGGAGCTAGATATCGAGTAAATGAAGCACACGACGCCGACGTCGGTAAAAATACGGTTAAACAATATAGTTTGCAAAACAATGAACACTTTGTATTATCTGTTCGAGACGATACTGATGGATCCAAGAATGTCGAGTTGGTTTTGGACAAAGAGCTAGAccgtgaaaaagaaaatgatttaaatcttGTTCTGATTGCTGTTGATGGTGGCAATCCACAAAGATCAGGAACTGCAAATATACACGTGAGTGTTTTGGACGCTAATGATAATGCCCCTGTGTTTGACCAGGCGGTTTACAAAGCGACTCTACCTGAAAATTCTGCCCTTGATACTGTAGTCGTAACAGTAAGTGCCACAGATGCAGACGAGGGCGTCAACGGGGAGGTGACGTATGATTTTAGCCGCATCTCAGAAAGGGCTAAAAAGATTTTCTCACTGAACAGTAAAACTGGGGAGATAAAACTCAAAGGGGCACTTGATTTCGAGAGTAGTTCTAAATATGAAATGCGAATCGATGCCAAAGATGGTTATGGGCTTTCTTCTGATTCCAAAGTAATGATTGATATCactgatgtgaatgacaatgctCCGGTAATATATTTGAAATCACTGACTAACCCCATACCTGAGAACTTGCAACCTGGTACAGAGGTGGGCATCATTAACGTGCAGGATAGAGACTCTGAGATTAACGGACAGGTCCGCTGCTCCATTCAGCAGAATGTCCCTTTTAAATTGGTTCCTTCTATTAAAAACTATTATTCTGTGGTGAGCACAGGACAACTGGACCGTGAACTAGTGTCTGATTACAACATTACAATCACTGCCACTGACGAGGGCTCTccacctctgtcctcctctaaaACTGTTCAGTTATCTGTAGCAGACATCAACGACAACCCACCTGTGTTTGAGGAACAGTCGTACAGCGCATCTGTGAGTGAAAATAACAAACCTGGCTCCACTTTATGTTCCGTTAGTGCTCGAGACCCCGACTGGAGACAGAACGGTACAGTGGTTTATTCTCTGTTATCCGGTGAGGTGAACGGTGCCCCGGTGTCCTCCTATGTGTCTGTGAACGGAGACACGGGGGTGATCCACGCTGTGAGGTCGTTTGATTATGAACAgttcaggagctttaaagtgcaCGTGATGGCAAGAGACAACGGTTCTCCTCCGCTCAGCAGCAACGTGACCGTGAGTGTGTTCATATCGGATGTGAATGATAACTCTCCTCAGATACTGTACCCCGCCCCTGAGGGCAACTCCTTCATGACCGAGCTGGTCCCCAAAGCTGCACACGGAGGCTCTCTGGTGTCCAAAGTGATAGCAGTGGACGCGGACTCCGGACAGAACGCCTGGCTGTCCTATCATATAGTGAAATCCACTGATCCGGGACTTTTCACTATTGGTGTCCACAGCGGAGAGATCAGGACCCAGCGGGACATTTCTGAGTCTGACAGCATGAAACAGAACCTTATTGTGGCAGTGAAAGATAACGGACAGCCCTCTCTGTCTACCACCTGTTCCATGTATTTACTGATTTCTGATAACTTGGCTGAGGTGCCAGaactgaaggacatttcttATGATGAGAAGAACTCCAAACTGACCTCTTATCTGATCATCGCGCTGGCGTGTGTGTCCACCTTTTTtctgaccttcatcatcatcatcatgggtgTGAGGTTTTGTCGCAGGAGAAAGCCCAGACTGTTGTTTGACGGAGCAGTCGCCATCCCCAGCGCTTATCGTCCTCCTAACTACGCTGATGTTGACGGCACAGGGACTTTACGCAGCGCTTACAATTATGACGCCTACCTGACGACAGGGTCTCGAACCAGTGACTTTAAGTTTGTGTCATCTTACAATGACAACACACTGCCTGCTGACCAGACTCTGAGGAAAAGTCTTACAGACTTTGCTGATGTTTTTGGAGACTGCGAGGAATCTCCTGAGGTAGGACCATGTGCAAATTACAGTTTGCTCTCTTTTGGCTCTGTATTCATTTTTTGA